From Aspergillus fumigatus Af293 chromosome 3, whole genome shotgun sequence, a single genomic window includes:
- a CDS encoding putative dynamin GTPase, which translates to MSKGSIAMDTPPEKDWIQLDHGQVRSGLGLVSSRTSERLNQVDRIRANGVGDHIALPQLVVCGDQSAGKSSVLEGITGIPFPRQDGVCTRFATEIILRHEPNHRRNTATILPHISRTEEEKAKLSAFRREVSDLAQLPGIIEEAARLMGVQGMNDLADAPTFAADVLRLEIVGDTGLHLTLVDLPGLISVSENDDDVQLVGDLVNSYLENSRSIILAVVPASSDVDTQSIIQRARRFDKDGFRTVGIITKPDLINDGTEGRIAKLANNADRTKLRLGFFLVKNPRPIDLEKGMTTAERRKVEAEFFAHPPWNKLGLDPSRVGIDNLRIFMQDLLDRHIERELPKVRKDVAQLLHDINKELMDLGDPRTSPAQIRMYLTRIATDFQNLVQAGVEGIYGNRDSFFHEIDDERDCHRLRAAIHAENGKFAAYMRRHGQKRKVISAELQEDTETETEAGQILVAKEQMSAWIKKIYDRTRGRELPGNGNHALLSELFHEQSSRWGDIARDHVNAITDLVYQFVQSACAFVIKDTNARQTISSIITEKLGDNAKGALHELSKLLADEAGYPITYNHYYTDNVQRARNNRWRQDLRTSLNNAITQDWNGRFHVNNSPDEISRLVTSLQNHHIIVDMEERACYEAEMDLDAYYKVARKTFVDNVCRQVIERHILTNLPTVFNPMTVSSFSDEDLVCLATESPRVSKRRVEATQLQKALADSLRELR; encoded by the exons ATGAGCAAGGGTTCCATCGCTATGGATACTCCACCAGAAAAGGATTGGATTCAATTGGACCATGGTCAGGTCCGCAGCGGACTTGGCCTCGTGTCATCCAGGACGTCTGAAAGGCTCAATCAAGTTGACCGGATTCGAGCCAATGGGGTGGGGGACCACATCGCGCTTCCTCAGCTGGTTGTCTGTGGCGATCAATCGGCGGGGAAAAGCTCGGTGTTGGAAGGAATCACTGGAATCCCGTTTCCTCGCCAGGACGGAGTGTGTACTCGGTTTGCTACAGAGATCATCCTTCGCCACGAGCCAAACCATCGCCGCAACACCGCCACCATCCTCCCTCATATATCCCGCacggaagaggaaaaggcaaaGTTGAGCGCCTTCCGCCGCGAGGTCAGTGACCTCGCGCAGTTGCCCGGCATCATAGAAGAAGCTGCCAGACTGATGGGGGTACAAGGGATGAATGACTTGGCTGATGCACCGACTTTTGCCGCGGATGTACTTCGCTTGGAGATTGTCGGGGATACTGGCTTGCATCTGACCCTTGTTGACCTGCCTGGATTGATTTCTGTGTCTGAAAATGATGACGACGTGCAGCTTGTCGGCGATCTCGTGAACTCATATCTGGAGAACTCGCGGTCGATTATCCTTGCCGTGGTCCCCGCAAGCAGCGACGTGGACACTCAGAGTATCATCCAACGTGCTCGTCGATTTGACAAGGACGGGTTCCGGACTGTTGGAATCATTACCAAACCGGATCTCATCAATGACGGCACCGAGGGCCGTATTGCAAAATTGGCCAACAATGCAGATCGGACGAAACTGAGGCTTGGATTCTTCCTGGTCAAGAATCCACGGCCGATTGATTTGGAGAAGGGCATGACTACGGCCGAGCGCCGGAAGGTGGAGGCGGAATTTTTCGCGCATCCCCCTTGGAACAAGCTAGGACTCGATCCTTCACGGGTCGGTATCGACAATCTTCGAATTTTCATGCAAGACCTCCTTGATCGGCATATCGAACGCGAGTTACCCAAGGTTCGAAAGGATGTGGCTCAGCTGCTCCATGATATCAACAAGGAACTCATGGACCTTGGGGATCCGCGCACTTCGCCTGCACAGATACGTATGTACCTGACTCGCATTGCGACCGACTTCCAGAATCTTGTCCAGGCTGGGGTTGAAGGGATATATGGCAACCGAGATAGCTTCTTCCACgaaattgatgatgagagagaCTGTCACCGTCTTCGGGCCGCAATCCACGCAGAGAATGGGAAATTTGCCGCCTACATGAGACGGCATGGACAGAAACGCAAAGTGATATCGGCAGAGCTTCAGGAAGATACAGAGACGGAGACAGAGGCCGGCCAGATCTTGGTGGCCAAGGAGCAAATGTCGGCGTGGATCAAGAAG ATATATGACCGCACCCGTGGCCGAGAACTGCCCGGCAATGGTAACCATGCATTGCTTAGTGAACTATTCCACGAGCAGTCGTCTCGTTGGGGTGATATTGCTCGCGACCATGTCAACGCAATCACGGATCTGGTGTATCAGTTCGTTCAGTCTGCGTGTGCATTTGTGATCAAAGATACCAATGCACGGCAAACCATTTCTTCCATTATCACTGAAAAACTGGGTGATAATGCAAAGGGCGCCCTCCATGAACTGAGCAAGTTGCTAGCTGACGAGGCTGGTTATCCTATCACATACAACCATTACTATACAGACAATGTCCAAAGGGCACGCAACAACCGGTGGAGGCAAGATCTTCGCACATCGCTCAATAATGCCATTACCCAAGACTGGAATGGTCGCTTTCACGTAAACAACTCGCCTGACGAGATCAGTCGGCTTGTGACGTCTCTCCAAAatcatcacatcatcgtTGATATGGAAGAGCGGGCATGCTATGAGGCGGAAATGGACTTGGATGCCTACTACAAG GTTGCTAGGAAAACTTTTGTCGACAATGTCTGCCGCCAAGTTATCGAGAGACACATTCTCACGAACCTTCCAACTGTCTTTAACCCGATGACTGTCAGTAGCTTTTCGGATGAAGATCTCGTCTGCTTAGCCACCGAGTCACCTAGGGTCAGTAAGCGCCGGGTTGAGGCCACTCAATTACAAAAGGCACTGGCGGACAGCCTTCGTGAATTGCGTTGA